In Podospora pseudocomata strain CBS 415.72m chromosome 4, whole genome shotgun sequence, the genomic stretch CCCATCATACTCTTGGTAATGTGGAAGGGGGTTGTCTGGAGGACATCCAGACATGCAAGAGAGCTGAGAAAGAAGGGCAGCATCTTAGTCAGGGAGCAGGATCCTCAGGAATCGGTTTCTGATACTGACATGGCAAGCACACCGCAAAAGGAAACAACGAGTACCGAGATTCTGCCGGCAGAAAAGGACGCGAGGTCGACATCATAGTCCACTTCGTATAATGGATGGAATAACTACGAGCATGCGTGTATTGATAGACGATAGACTACTGTGTATTTTTGATTGCCGTTTGCCTTTGGGAACCATATGTACAATTGTAATTTCCGAATCCATCATTTCATCATACAAACCGTCCAACCTCATTAAGTATGGCTTCACACCATGAAGCCTATTACCATTTCGTGTACAAAATTCAAAAACATATTACAACaacttctccctcgccatacATCTTGTAACGCCTAAGAGCGTCAACGTACCGCGTTGCCAGTCCAATTCGTCATCCCTCTACACCGTTGTTGTGGTTCCATGACCGTTGCTCACAGGGACTGCGTTGCCACTCGTAAGCGGTCTGTCCTTCTCGATGTCACCACCGTGGAGAAGTCTGTTCGTCCGCGAACCAGCCCACATCAGAGCTTCTAAGATCGCGTTGAGGAACAGGTATGAACTACAATAGTAACGCGTTAGTGAGCACTGGGGTGGCATACTGTGTAGAGATGGACTACTTACAACCCAATGATCCAAAATGCCTGAATGGTATGCTTGAGCCGGCACCTGTTGacaaaaggaggagaatTGTACAAGCACCTATTACCGGCATAATCCTGGCTGCTGAAAATCAAGCTTGTGAGCCAGAAGTATGAGAGCAGGAGGTTAAGCGGAAGCATGTAGCCTCTGTAAAATTTGAATGCCGGTAGAAAGGTTGCAAAAAGATATAGGAAAAGGGTCACTACCGCAATCACTTCTTGATACACAAGATGCGTGTTTCGGTAGCGGTAGTGGTGTAAAAAGTAGGACAAGATCCCAGTCAAGATGGTTGACGACGCAAGCACCAAAAAGTTGTGGAGCCCAAGAAAGGTGCGGATGATGGGATTGTCAAAAAAgcgcttggtgttggtggtgtccATCTTGGTGGTTGTTCTTGATCTAACAGAGGGCAatgctgatgttggtgagAGGCGGAAATTGGGGCAGTTGTCTGTCTCTGGGATTTCTGGAACAAGACAATCTTTAAACCAGACAACCTCACAACGAATGACGTGTAGCTTCACGTATTCATGACGCATTTTTCTTGCCCTGTGTCACCTGCATTTATCgctgggtggtgatgctggaaGAAGTGCAGGTGACGTCAAGGAGGGCCCAAAGCGCAGTGTTGAAACAAATACCAATGCTGAATGACGATGGCTTGTCTGAACCTTGCATCCTCAAAGTGTCATCAGATGTGCCGTGCATTGATATTGGGGAAGACTGTTCCGGAAAAACGCAGCGCAAGTCTAGGATGGATATGGATGTGGCCCTGAGGGACGGGGAGCTAAGGCCTCAGACAATGAGTTGTAATTCTAATTCAGTTTCAAACATCCCTGTCGCGACCTTTTCCGCCTAACACATCTAGAGGTATGGTTTTGGGTTGATCGCTGCCACTGGCGCCGTTGCCTATCGCTTTCCCATCATTTACCCGCGAGATGCTGTTTTCGTTGTTGGTTCTGCTCTTCCATGTCTTCGAAAACACGTTCCCGGCAACAAGCTGGAAGGTCCGTGACTTTCTGATCTGTCGCAACATGGGGTTCATGATTGGTAGAGTGGCACATATTATGGCGGTGGTAAGATGAAGTGTAGCCCAGAGCACAATCTTGAACTGATTGGGATTTCGGGCGGTAGGGACGTAGCCGAGCACAACCTTGACGATTCCGGTCACCACAACACTgtgagaagaa encodes the following:
- a CDS encoding hypothetical protein (EggNog:ENOG503P7PG) yields the protein MRHEYVKLHVIRCEVVWFKDCLVPEIPETDNCPNFRLSPTSALPSVRSRTTTKMDTTNTKRFFDNPIIRTFLGLHNFLVLASSTILTGILSYFLHHYRYRNTHLVYQEVIAVVTLFLYLFATFLPAFKFYRGYMLPLNLLLSYFWLTSLIFSSQDYAGNRCLYNSPPFVNRCRLKHTIQAFWIIGFSYLFLNAILEALMWAGSRTNRLLHGGDIEKDRPLTSGNAVPVSNGHGTTTTV